From a region of the uncultured Desulfatiglans sp. genome:
- a CDS encoding HTH domain-containing protein, XRE family: MKFIQPDYPTLVKEVRRQLSISQEDLARELGVSYATVNRWENGQAKPSKLARAQLDAFCERMQTAGMLDLDENSHG; the protein is encoded by the coding sequence ATGAAATTTATTCAGCCGGATTACCCAACACTGGTTAAGGAGGTCCGTCGGCAGCTTTCAATCAGCCAGGAGGACCTGGCCCGGGAACTGGGTGTCAGCTATGCCACGGTCAATCGTTGGGAAAACGGACAGGCGAAGCCTTCCAAATTGGCCCGGGCGCAGTTGGATGCCTTTTGTGAACGAATGCAGACGGCCGGGATGCTGGATCTTGACGAGAACAGCCATGGTTAA
- a CDS encoding hypothetical protein (Evidence 5 : Unknown function) has translation MNSRNPTGPVGDHLVRLDLIDMGTEEGGAFPIHNRIYEAIRSSKLLSSLHPEMIFR, from the coding sequence TTGAACTCGAGGAACCCGACCGGCCCGGTGGGGGACCATTTAGTTCGGCTGGACTTGATCGATATGGGTACGGAAGAAGGCGGTGCATTCCCGATTCACAACCGTATCTACGAAGCCATTAGATCATCCAAATTATTATCTAGTCTCCATCCGGAAATGATTTTCCGGTAG
- a CDS encoding hypothetical protein (Evidence 5 : Unknown function) produces MVFESEARFHKNIGAFPGQIIDSFHPEMVFLANLGVNLHVCLCGDLQVASAQTLDFLDIGQKSSFPDWKLSSTGKSFPDGD; encoded by the coding sequence ATGGTGTTTGAGAGCGAAGCCCGCTTCCACAAAAACATTGGGGCGTTTCCCGGTCAAATCATAGATAGTTTCCATCCGGAAATGGTCTTTTTGGCCAATCTCGGCGTCAATCTGCACGTTTGCTTGTGCGGCGACCTGCAGGTCGCCTCCGCGCAAACGCTTGATTTCCTTGATATTGGCCAAAAATCCTCATTTCCGGATTGGAAACTGAGTTCTACCGGAAAATCATTTCCGGATGGAGACTAG
- a CDS encoding SMC domain protein, with amino-acid sequence MILLFEPDALWDRCSGILGDCGIHDQSHPPAAIKYDVHELLRESAKWKCICVAAHVASEKGLLQVLDNQARMAAWKSEHLMACSLPGPAEDAPQNLKPILLNKNTDYHRERPVAVINAQDVSSPEDLEKPGASCWIKMSDVTLEGLRQAFLDPVSRIRLASDSAPEEHTEFIAMTWQGGFLDGAAIHLNENLNVLIGGRGTGKSTIVESIRYVLGMEPLGEEATKSHNGIIRQVLRSGTKISMLVRSYHPDKRHYVVERTIPNPPIVKDEAGKVLNLTPADVVPQTEIYGQHEISELTKSRDKLTRLLGRFVERDTDIAKRKSSVRRQLERSRTRLLETQKEFAQIEERLATLPALEETLRRFQDAGLEEKLKEQSLLVREERVLKTAEERIHPFREVMTALAQSVPIDCALISEKALQDLPGKEILSEANGILNQLADDMRQISVGMNRAIEKAQTGLAEIRERWEKRKASVMEGYQAILRDLQKSKVDGEEFIRLRQQIEELRPLKERQTLLNRDANAHEAERRNLLSEWEDVKAEEFRNIERAAKKVNRKLQGRVLVDVTAGGNREPLIQLLRDQIGGRLSEAIETLTRRKDFSLPVFASACREGKDALSQKFGIPPSQSERIAQAHPDVIMQIEELELPPTTAIKLNVAADDQPPTWQTLEDLSTGQKATAVLLLLLLESNAPLVVDQPEDDLDNRFISDGIVPKMREEKRRRQFIFATHNANIPVLGDAELIVGLTAYGEAGEGKAKLSEAHMGSIDTRAVREMVEEVLEGGRDAFEMRRLKYGF; translated from the coding sequence ATGATACTCCTCTTTGAACCTGATGCTTTGTGGGACCGGTGCAGCGGTATTTTGGGAGATTGCGGCATTCACGACCAATCTCATCCACCCGCAGCTATCAAGTACGATGTGCATGAACTCCTGCGAGAATCCGCTAAATGGAAGTGTATTTGCGTTGCCGCGCATGTGGCGAGTGAAAAAGGATTGTTACAAGTACTTGACAATCAGGCACGAATGGCTGCCTGGAAATCCGAGCATCTGATGGCCTGTTCACTCCCCGGACCGGCTGAAGACGCCCCGCAGAATCTCAAACCTATTCTGCTTAACAAAAACACAGATTATCACCGCGAGCGTCCGGTGGCGGTCATCAACGCCCAAGATGTCTCGAGCCCGGAGGATTTGGAAAAGCCGGGCGCTTCCTGTTGGATTAAAATGTCGGACGTCACCCTGGAGGGATTGAGACAGGCTTTCCTTGATCCGGTTTCAAGAATACGACTGGCCAGCGATTCAGCGCCGGAAGAGCATACCGAGTTTATCGCCATGACCTGGCAGGGTGGCTTTTTAGATGGCGCGGCCATCCACTTGAACGAAAACCTGAATGTACTCATCGGGGGGCGTGGAACCGGTAAATCGACCATTGTCGAAAGCATCCGGTATGTGCTGGGAATGGAGCCTTTGGGAGAAGAGGCGACTAAATCACACAACGGCATCATTCGCCAGGTGCTTCGAAGCGGCACAAAAATATCCATGCTGGTTCGTTCCTATCATCCGGACAAACGCCACTATGTTGTTGAGCGAACCATTCCCAATCCACCGATTGTCAAAGACGAGGCCGGCAAAGTCCTCAATCTGACACCCGCGGATGTAGTTCCCCAAACGGAAATTTACGGCCAACACGAAATATCGGAACTTACCAAAAGCCGGGACAAACTCACCCGCCTTCTGGGCCGATTCGTTGAGCGGGACACCGACATTGCCAAACGCAAAAGCAGTGTACGCCGCCAGTTGGAGCGCTCACGCACCCGCTTGCTCGAAACGCAAAAGGAATTTGCCCAAATTGAGGAGCGCCTTGCAACGCTGCCGGCCCTTGAAGAGACGCTGCGGCGGTTTCAGGACGCCGGACTCGAGGAAAAGCTGAAAGAACAAAGCCTTTTGGTGCGTGAAGAAAGGGTACTTAAAACAGCGGAAGAGCGCATTCATCCATTTAGGGAAGTTATGACTGCGCTTGCCCAATCCGTCCCCATCGATTGCGCTCTTATTTCTGAAAAAGCCTTGCAAGACCTTCCTGGAAAGGAAATTTTGAGCGAAGCCAACGGTATTCTCAACCAATTGGCCGATGACATGAGGCAAATCTCAGTTGGAATGAATCGGGCAATTGAAAAAGCGCAAACTGGGTTGGCTGAGATTCGCGAACGATGGGAAAAGCGCAAGGCATCGGTTATGGAAGGCTATCAGGCCATCTTGCGTGACCTGCAGAAATCCAAAGTCGATGGCGAAGAATTCATCCGCCTGCGGCAACAAATTGAGGAACTGCGACCCCTTAAGGAAAGGCAAACCCTTTTGAATCGCGACGCCAACGCCCATGAAGCGGAACGGCGCAACCTGCTTTCCGAGTGGGAGGACGTCAAAGCCGAAGAGTTTCGGAACATCGAACGTGCCGCGAAAAAGGTCAACAGAAAACTTCAAGGACGGGTATTGGTCGATGTGACTGCAGGCGGCAATCGGGAGCCGCTGATTCAGCTTTTGAGAGATCAGATTGGCGGGCGCCTCTCCGAGGCGATTGAAACATTGACGAGGCGCAAGGATTTCTCACTCCCCGTTTTTGCTTCAGCCTGCAGAGAGGGCAAAGACGCACTCTCTCAAAAATTCGGCATTCCGCCCAGTCAATCCGAGCGCATCGCCCAGGCCCATCCCGATGTTATTATGCAAATCGAGGAATTGGAACTACCGCCGACCACAGCCATCAAACTAAATGTTGCTGCTGACGATCAGCCTCCCACGTGGCAAACGCTTGAGGATCTTTCCACGGGCCAGAAGGCCACTGCGGTGCTTCTACTTTTGCTGCTGGAGTCCAATGCGCCCTTGGTTGTAGACCAGCCTGAGGATGATCTGGACAACCGTTTCATTTCCGATGGCATCGTACCTAAAATGCGCGAGGAAAAGCGCCGCAGGCAATTCATTTTTGCCACCCATAACGCCAATATTCCTGTATTGGGGGATGCCGAACTGATTGTTGGATTGACAGCTTATGGTGAAGCCGGGGAGGGAAAAGCCAAACTCTCCGAAGCGCATATGGGCTCCATTGACACCAGGGCGGTGCGAGAAATGGTCGAAGAGGTCCTTGAAGGCGGGAGGGACGCTTTTGAAATGCGACGCTTAAAATATGGGTTTTAA
- a CDS encoding ATP-dependent DNA helicase RecG domain protein — protein sequence MTKTELLELLKNGESSGVEFKRDTIDNRALAKELVAFANLRGGGVILGVEDDGSVTGITRNRLEEWVMTACRDKIRPELIPYYEIIRDVEPGKDVAIVQVDRGWAVHHVWHNNHRTYYIRVGTLSREASAEELARLFQQRGTFRLEVRGVSGSSAKDFDYRRLHDYFQRIRSQDTPEADNVDAWQNLLLNTEFVIEEDDRKPATVAGLLLFCANPNRFLPQAGIDAVAYPGKEKDYAAKERLSIRGPMTVLMGKDGIVENGLVEQAVEFVKRNTQVTAALTDGSRREQTWTYPEEAVRETIVNALVHRDYLLSGMTVELSIYEDRLEVISPGRLPNGITPQRMVTGCRSARNQLLKDVMRDYGYLEHMGMGVPRKIVKGMQRHNGTTPDLIEEEEIFIVRLWNR from the coding sequence ATGACTAAGACAGAACTGTTGGAACTCCTCAAAAATGGCGAAAGCTCTGGCGTCGAGTTCAAGCGGGATACCATTGACAATCGGGCATTGGCCAAGGAATTGGTCGCATTTGCCAACTTACGGGGTGGCGGGGTGATTCTGGGCGTTGAGGATGACGGCAGCGTTACAGGAATTACCAGGAATCGTCTGGAAGAGTGGGTGATGACCGCCTGCAGGGATAAGATTCGCCCCGAGTTGATTCCCTATTATGAGATCATCCGCGATGTGGAACCCGGAAAGGATGTCGCCATTGTACAAGTTGATCGCGGGTGGGCGGTTCACCATGTCTGGCACAACAACCACCGGACCTACTATATTCGTGTAGGGACACTGAGCCGTGAAGCCAGTGCTGAGGAGTTGGCGCGGTTGTTTCAACAGCGCGGCACTTTTCGTTTGGAAGTGCGCGGTGTGTCCGGATCTTCCGCCAAAGATTTTGACTATCGCCGTTTGCACGACTATTTCCAGCGCATCCGTTCCCAAGATACACCCGAAGCGGATAACGTTGATGCATGGCAAAATCTGCTTCTAAATACCGAATTCGTGATTGAAGAAGATGACCGAAAACCAGCTACCGTGGCGGGATTGCTGCTTTTTTGCGCCAATCCGAATCGCTTCTTACCCCAAGCCGGTATTGATGCGGTTGCCTATCCCGGCAAAGAAAAAGATTATGCTGCCAAGGAACGCCTGTCCATACGGGGACCGATGACAGTGCTTATGGGAAAAGACGGGATTGTTGAGAATGGACTCGTCGAACAAGCCGTCGAATTTGTGAAGCGGAACACACAGGTCACCGCTGCGCTTACAGATGGATCAAGACGTGAGCAAACTTGGACATATCCGGAAGAGGCGGTAAGGGAAACAATCGTCAATGCCCTGGTACATCGCGATTACCTGTTGTCCGGCATGACGGTGGAATTGTCCATCTACGAAGACCGGTTGGAGGTAATTTCCCCCGGGCGCCTTCCCAATGGCATCACCCCACAGCGGATGGTCACGGGATGCCGTTCAGCCCGCAATCAATTGCTCAAGGATGTCATGAGAGACTATGGCTATCTTGAACATATGGGCATGGGCGTGCCCCGAAAAATCGTCAAAGGCATGCAGCGACACAATGGCACGACGCCGGATTTGATTGAGGAAGAAGAGATTTTCATTGTAAGGCTCTGGAATCGCTGA
- a CDS encoding exported hypothetical protein (Evidence 5 : Unknown function), whose product MVFLAHLGVNLHVCLCSDLQVASAQTVDFLDIVQKSSFPDWKLSPTAKSFPDGHCLVWSWK is encoded by the coding sequence ATGGTCTTTTTGGCCCATCTCGGCGTCAATCTGCACGTTTGCTTGTGCAGCGACCTTCAGGTCGCCTCCGCGCAAACCGTTGATTTCCTTGATATTGTCCAAAAATCCTCATTTCCGGATTGGAAACTTAGTCCTACCGCGAAATCATTTCCGGATGGACACTGTCTGGTGTGGAGCTGGAAATGA
- a CDS encoding conserved hypothetical protein (Evidence 4 : Unknown function but conserved in other organisms), whose translation MLAIVGTVPCEDVPIVVGRADLQDGLLQVEDRRFPVNRGTPALLAASVTVCKALGLPLPLAYLVGDTGPGKGSRRLYDYLTRHIGEVEWDVLTFHYLQPDADWHNKVLFAIEDMSNRPVLIADAGFMYAAKMSGQAEAYDLFTPDVGELAFLADEEAPHPFYTRGFILHREDDAPEMIARAYEHANAARNLLVKGRKDYMADRQGIRAIVDQPSEEALEAIGGTGDTLTGIVSALIGSGMPLLEASQKAARMNRVAGALAQPTPATQVLDIITHIAAALKQVL comes from the coding sequence ATGCTAGCGATTGTGGGAACCGTTCCGTGTGAGGATGTCCCGATCGTCGTCGGAAGGGCGGATCTGCAGGACGGTCTCCTTCAAGTCGAAGACCGGCGTTTCCCTGTGAATCGAGGCACCCCGGCCCTGCTGGCGGCGTCCGTTACGGTCTGCAAGGCGCTCGGCCTGCCATTGCCTCTCGCGTACCTGGTGGGAGACACCGGACCCGGCAAGGGGAGCCGCCGCCTGTATGATTACCTGACGAGGCATATCGGTGAAGTGGAATGGGATGTCCTGACCTTCCATTATCTCCAGCCGGATGCCGATTGGCACAACAAGGTGCTCTTCGCGATAGAGGACATGTCGAACCGGCCTGTGCTGATCGCTGACGCCGGATTTATGTACGCTGCGAAAATGAGCGGACAGGCGGAGGCCTACGATCTGTTCACTCCCGACGTCGGAGAACTGGCCTTTCTCGCCGATGAGGAAGCTCCGCATCCTTTCTACACGCGTGGGTTCATCCTCCACCGCGAGGACGACGCACCGGAGATGATCGCCCGGGCCTACGAACATGCCAACGCCGCCCGGAACCTGCTTGTCAAGGGCCGCAAGGATTACATGGCCGATCGGCAAGGCATCCGGGCGATCGTAGATCAACCGAGCGAGGAAGCCCTGGAAGCCATCGGCGGCACGGGCGACACACTGACCGGCATTGTATCGGCGTTGATCGGATCGGGCATGCCCCTGCTGGAAGCGTCGCAAAAAGCCGCAAGGATGAATCGTGTTGCAGGGGCTCTAGCTCAACCCACACCCGCCACTCAGGTGCTCGATATCATCACGCACATAGCCGCCGCCCTGAAACAGGTCCTATGA
- a CDS encoding conserved hypothetical protein (Evidence 4 : Unknown function but conserved in other organisms), with product MALANLFKRKTTPPSSGKTPVWDRGILVFENTSEVLRAERLLKTKGWDIRVMGPPPEIRTGCDLVITFPLIEEMKICETLWGADLEPIEVVPVNSPLLQPVDLFHVKDYGRHLMVRAANMKLTIDLETRIIVNISGGGCPDVPYLAAEMVGKRLEEAPHPKEIGHTLCGYALQLAYEEMRRRC from the coding sequence ATGGCACTTGCCAACCTTTTCAAACGCAAAACCACGCCGCCCTCCAGCGGCAAGACGCCTGTGTGGGACCGGGGGATTCTCGTTTTCGAGAATACGAGCGAAGTCCTGCGTGCCGAAAGGCTTCTGAAGACGAAGGGCTGGGATATCCGCGTTATGGGGCCGCCTCCCGAGATCCGGACAGGCTGCGACCTGGTGATCACCTTCCCCTTGATCGAAGAGATGAAGATCTGTGAAACCCTGTGGGGAGCGGATCTCGAGCCTATCGAAGTGGTTCCGGTAAACAGTCCGCTGCTCCAGCCGGTGGATCTCTTTCATGTAAAGGACTACGGACGCCACCTGATGGTCCGCGCCGCCAATATGAAGCTCACCATCGATCTGGAGACGCGGATCATCGTCAATATCTCCGGAGGCGGATGCCCCGACGTCCCGTATCTGGCCGCCGAAATGGTCGGCAAGCGCCTGGAGGAAGCGCCTCACCCCAAGGAGATCGGACACACCCTTTGCGGCTATGCGCTTCAGTTGGCTTACGAAGAAATGAGGCGGCGATGCTAG